Proteins from a genomic interval of Aquabacterium sp. J223:
- the hisB gene encoding imidazoleglycerol-phosphate dehydratase HisB has product MRTAQVSRNTQETRISVTVNLDGTGAATLHTGIGFFDHMLDQIARHGLVDLDIQVEGDLHIDGHHTVEDVGITLGQAVAKAVGDKKGLVRYGHAYVPLDEALSRVVIDFSGRPGLHMDVPFTAGMIGGFDTQLAFEFFQGFANHALVTLHIDNLKGVNAHHQCETVFKAFARALRMALAIDPRAANVVPSTKGSL; this is encoded by the coding sequence ATGCGCACCGCCCAGGTTTCCCGCAACACCCAAGAGACGCGCATCAGCGTCACCGTCAACCTCGACGGCACCGGCGCGGCCACGTTGCACACCGGCATCGGCTTCTTCGACCACATGCTCGACCAGATCGCGCGCCACGGGCTGGTCGATCTCGACATCCAGGTCGAAGGCGACCTGCACATCGACGGACACCACACGGTGGAGGACGTGGGCATCACGCTGGGCCAGGCGGTGGCCAAGGCCGTCGGCGACAAGAAGGGCCTGGTGCGCTACGGCCATGCCTACGTGCCGCTGGACGAGGCGCTGTCGCGGGTGGTGATCGACTTCAGCGGCCGGCCCGGCCTGCACATGGACGTGCCCTTCACCGCCGGCATGATCGGCGGCTTCGACACGCAGCTGGCCTTCGAGTTCTTCCAGGGCTTCGCCAACCACGCGCTGGTGACGCTGCACATCGACAACCTCAAGGGCGTGAACGCGCACCACCAGTGCGAAACGGTGTTCAAGGCCTTCGCCCGTGCGCTGCGCATGGCCCTGGCCATCGACCCGCGCGCCGCCAACGTGGTGCCCTCGACCAAGGGCAGCCTGTAG
- the hisH gene encoding imidazole glycerol phosphate synthase subunit HisH has protein sequence MGFVAVVDYGMGNLRSVSQAVLHAAAGTGAKVVVTDRPDEVRAAERVVLPGQGAMRDCMARLAESGVKEAVLEAAAGKPLMGVCVGMQMLLDHSEEQDTPGLGLIPGVVARFRLEGQLQPDGSRYKVPQMGWNRVFQRDHGGGPHPMWAGVPDGAYFYFVHSYHAVPADTCHSAGETDYGARFTSAVARDNIFATQFHPEKSAAHGLALYRNFLFWKP, from the coding sequence ATGGGCTTCGTGGCGGTGGTCGACTACGGCATGGGCAACCTGCGCTCGGTGTCGCAGGCGGTGCTGCATGCGGCGGCCGGCACCGGCGCGAAGGTGGTCGTCACCGACCGGCCCGACGAGGTGCGCGCCGCCGAACGTGTGGTGCTGCCCGGCCAGGGCGCGATGCGCGACTGCATGGCGCGTCTGGCCGAATCCGGCGTGAAGGAGGCGGTGCTGGAAGCCGCCGCCGGCAAGCCGCTGATGGGTGTGTGCGTCGGCATGCAGATGCTGCTCGACCACAGCGAGGAGCAGGACACGCCGGGCCTGGGCCTGATCCCCGGCGTGGTGGCACGCTTCCGCCTCGAGGGACAGCTCCAGCCGGATGGCAGCCGCTACAAGGTGCCGCAGATGGGCTGGAACCGGGTGTTCCAGCGCGACCATGGCGGTGGCCCGCACCCCATGTGGGCCGGCGTGCCCGACGGTGCCTATTTCTACTTCGTCCACAGTTATCACGCGGTCCCGGCGGACACCTGTCACAGCGCGGGGGAAACCGACTACGGGGCGCGCTTTACCAGTGCGGTGGCCCGGGATAACATTTTTGCGACCCAGTTCCATCCCGAGAAAAGCGCGGCGCACGGTTTGGCCCTGTATCGCAACTTCCTTTTCTGGAAGCCCTGA
- the hisA gene encoding 1-(5-phosphoribosyl)-5-[(5-phosphoribosylamino)methylideneamino]imidazole-4-carboxamide isomerase, producing MLLIPAIDLKDGKCVRLKQGDMNDSTTFGEDPAAMARRWVEAGARRLHLVDLNGAFAGKPVNEPAIKAIIKAVGDEIPVQLGGGIRDLDTIERYLDDGLSYVIIGTAAVKSPGFLKDACSAFGGHIIVGLDAKDGKVATDGWSKLTGHEVVDLAKKFEDYGVEGVIYTDIGRDGMLSGINIEATVKLAQALTIPVIASGGLSDLADIERLCAVEGEGVTGVICGRSIYTGALDFAEAQARADELSDVA from the coding sequence ATGCTGCTGATCCCGGCGATCGATTTGAAAGACGGCAAGTGCGTGCGCCTCAAACAGGGCGACATGAACGACAGCACCACCTTCGGTGAGGACCCCGCCGCCATGGCACGGCGCTGGGTCGAAGCCGGTGCCCGCCGGCTGCACCTGGTGGACCTGAACGGCGCCTTCGCCGGCAAGCCGGTCAACGAGCCGGCCATCAAGGCCATCATCAAGGCGGTGGGCGACGAGATCCCGGTGCAGCTGGGCGGCGGCATCCGCGACCTGGACACCATCGAACGCTACCTCGACGACGGCCTGAGCTACGTCATCATCGGCACCGCCGCGGTGAAGAGCCCGGGCTTTCTCAAGGACGCCTGCTCCGCCTTCGGCGGCCACATCATCGTCGGGCTCGACGCCAAGGACGGCAAGGTGGCCACCGACGGCTGGAGCAAGCTCACCGGCCACGAGGTGGTCGACCTGGCGAAGAAGTTCGAGGACTACGGCGTCGAGGGCGTGATCTACACCGACATCGGCCGCGACGGCATGCTCTCGGGCATCAACATCGAGGCGACGGTCAAGCTGGCGCAGGCGCTGACCATCCCGGTGATCGCCTCCGGCGGCCTGTCCGACCTGGCCGACATCGAACGCCTGTGCGCGGTGGAGGGCGAGGGCGTGACCGGCGTCATCTGCGGCCGCTCCATCTACACCGGTGCGCTCGACTTCGCCGAGGCCCAGGCCCGCGCGGACGAACTGAGCGACGTCGCCTGA
- the hisF gene encoding imidazole glycerol phosphate synthase subunit HisF: MLAKRIIPCLDVTGGRVVKGVNFVELRDAGDPVEIAARYNEQGADELTFLDITATSDGRDLILHIIEAVASQVFIPLTVGGGVRTVDDVRRLLNAGADKVSFNSAAVANPQVIRDASDRYGAQCIVVAIDAKRRQADDLTARGPGWDVYTHGGRKNVGLDAVAWARQMAEHGAGEILLTSMDRDGTKVGFDLELTRAVSDAVPVPVIASGGVGALEHLAEGIQVGGADAVLAASIFHYGEFTVGQAKALLAERGVPVRQ; this comes from the coding sequence GTGCTGGCCAAACGCATCATTCCCTGCCTCGACGTGACCGGCGGCCGCGTGGTCAAGGGCGTCAACTTCGTCGAACTGCGCGACGCCGGCGACCCGGTGGAGATCGCCGCCCGCTACAACGAGCAGGGCGCCGACGAGCTGACCTTCCTCGACATCACCGCCACCAGCGACGGCCGCGACCTGATCCTGCACATCATCGAGGCGGTGGCCTCGCAGGTGTTCATCCCGCTCACCGTGGGCGGCGGCGTGCGCACGGTGGACGACGTGCGCCGGCTGCTCAACGCCGGTGCCGACAAGGTCAGCTTCAACTCGGCGGCGGTGGCCAACCCGCAGGTCATCCGCGACGCCTCCGACCGCTACGGCGCGCAATGCATCGTGGTGGCCATCGACGCCAAGCGCCGGCAGGCCGACGACCTCACGGCCCGTGGCCCGGGCTGGGACGTCTACACCCATGGCGGGCGCAAGAACGTCGGGCTGGACGCGGTGGCCTGGGCCCGGCAGATGGCCGAGCACGGCGCCGGCGAGATCCTGCTCACCAGCATGGACCGCGACGGCACCAAGGTCGGCTTCGACCTCGAGCTCACCCGCGCGGTCAGCGACGCGGTGCCGGTGCCGGTGATCGCCTCCGGTGGCGTCGGCGCGCTGGAGCATCTGGCCGAGGGCATCCAGGTCGGCGGTGCCGATGCCGTGCTGGCGGCGAGCATCTTCCACTACGGCGAGTTCACCGTCGGCCAGGCCAAGGCGCTGCTGGCCGAACGCGGCGTGCCGGTGCGCCAGTGA
- the rsmD gene encoding 16S rRNA (guanine(966)-N(2))-methyltransferase RsmD: protein MTPAAGRTVPREVRLIGGRWKRRKLPVADRPGLRPTPDRVRETLFNWLGQDLTGWRCLDAFAGSGALGFEAASRGAVEVVLLERDAALAASLRQVRERLQAGPPVRIECADALKWMAAQPAHRFDLVFLDPPFDAGLFAPALDAAARLLPPGGWAYLEAPEPLPTVAPGATGWRLHRDGRAGAVHFHLLQREG, encoded by the coding sequence GTGACACCGGCCGCCGGCCGCACCGTGCCGCGCGAGGTGCGGCTGATCGGCGGGCGATGGAAGCGCCGCAAGCTGCCGGTGGCCGACCGGCCGGGCCTGCGGCCCACCCCGGACCGGGTGCGCGAGACGCTGTTCAACTGGCTGGGCCAGGACCTCACCGGCTGGCGCTGCCTGGACGCCTTTGCCGGCAGCGGGGCGCTGGGCTTCGAGGCCGCCTCCCGCGGGGCGGTGGAGGTGGTGCTGCTGGAGCGCGATGCGGCGCTCGCCGCCAGCCTGCGCCAGGTGCGCGAGCGGCTGCAGGCCGGGCCGCCGGTGCGCATCGAATGCGCCGACGCCCTGAAGTGGATGGCCGCCCAGCCCGCCCACCGCTTCGACCTGGTCTTCCTCGACCCGCCGTTCGACGCCGGGCTGTTCGCTCCGGCGCTCGACGCCGCCGCGCGGCTGCTGCCGCCGGGCGGCTGGGCCTACCTCGAAGCGCCCGAGCCGCTGCCGACCGTGGCGCCCGGCGCGACCGGCTGGCGCCTGCACCGCGACGGCCGCGCCGGGGCGGTGCATTTCCACCTGCTGCAACGCGAGGGCTAA
- the coaD gene encoding pantetheine-phosphate adenylyltransferase, with the protein MTAGAANVTTAVRITAVYPGTFDPFTLGHVDLMRRAARLFERVIVAVAAGHHKRTMFNLDERLDIVRELARPYGNVDVTPFEGLLRDFVVGQGASVVVRGLRAVSDFEYEFQMAGMNRQLMPDVETLFLTPSDQYQFVSGTFVREIATLGGDVSKFVAPTVLQRLKERVGRA; encoded by the coding sequence ATGACCGCCGGAGCCGCCAACGTGACCACCGCCGTGCGCATCACCGCCGTCTACCCCGGCACCTTCGACCCCTTCACCCTCGGCCACGTCGACCTCATGCGGCGCGCTGCCCGGCTGTTCGAACGGGTCATCGTCGCGGTGGCCGCCGGCCACCACAAGCGCACCATGTTCAACCTCGACGAGCGGCTGGACATCGTGCGCGAGCTGGCCCGGCCCTATGGCAACGTCGACGTCACCCCCTTCGAGGGGCTGCTGCGCGACTTCGTGGTCGGGCAGGGCGCCAGCGTGGTGGTGCGCGGCCTGCGGGCGGTGAGCGACTTCGAGTACGAGTTCCAGATGGCGGGCATGAACCGCCAGCTCATGCCCGACGTGGAGACGCTGTTCCTCACGCCCAGCGACCAGTACCAGTTCGTCTCCGGCACCTTCGTGCGCGAGATCGCCACGCTGGGCGGCGACGTCTCCAAGTTCGTCGCGCCCACCGTGTTGCAGCGGCTGAAGGAACGAGTCGGCCGCGCCTGA
- a CDS encoding YfhL family 4Fe-4S dicluster ferredoxin — protein sequence MALMITDECINCDVCEPECPNQAIAMGEEHYLIDPDRCTECVGHFDEPQCVQVCPVECIPLNPQRVEPQPVLWAKYRRLQSGVAASNATTGTTEVG from the coding sequence ATGGCTTTGATGATCACCGACGAGTGCATCAACTGCGACGTCTGTGAGCCCGAGTGCCCCAACCAGGCCATCGCCATGGGGGAGGAGCACTACCTCATCGACCCCGACCGCTGCACCGAATGCGTCGGCCACTTCGACGAGCCGCAGTGCGTGCAGGTGTGCCCGGTGGAGTGCATCCCGCTGAACCCGCAGCGGGTGGAGCCGCAGCCGGTGCTCTGGGCGAAGTACCGTCGGCTGCAGTCCGGCGTGGCCGCCAGCAACGCGACGACCGGCACGACCGAAGTCGGCTGA
- a CDS encoding 50S ribosomal protein L25/general stress protein Ctc: MKFVAFERTQQGTGASRRLRHAGKVPGIVYGAGEPRMIELDHNALFHALKKEAFHASILEMELAGATEKVLLRDFQMHPWKPIVQHIDFQRVDATTRITKKIPLHFTNEENSPAVKTDKCLVNHVATELEIQCLASQLPEFLTIDLGELQKGSSLHVNDLKLPAGVKVVTHGKPNPVIVSVTEPVVEEEVAPAAAAPAAAPAKKAKGKK, from the coding sequence ATGAAGTTCGTCGCTTTCGAGCGCACTCAGCAGGGGACCGGAGCGAGCCGCCGCCTGCGCCATGCGGGCAAGGTGCCCGGCATCGTCTATGGCGCCGGCGAGCCGCGCATGATCGAGCTCGACCACAACGCGCTGTTCCACGCGCTGAAGAAGGAGGCCTTCCACGCCTCCATCCTCGAGATGGAACTGGCCGGCGCGACCGAGAAGGTCCTGTTGCGCGACTTCCAGATGCACCCCTGGAAGCCCATCGTGCAGCACATCGACTTCCAGCGCGTGGACGCCACCACCCGCATCACCAAGAAGATCCCGCTGCACTTCACCAACGAGGAGAACTCCCCCGCGGTGAAGACCGACAAGTGCCTCGTCAACCACGTCGCCACCGAGCTGGAGATCCAGTGCCTGGCCTCGCAGCTGCCCGAGTTCCTCACCATCGACCTCGGTGAACTGCAGAAGGGCAGTTCGCTGCACGTCAACGACCTCAAGCTGCCCGCCGGCGTGAAGGTGGTGACGCACGGCAAGCCGAACCCGGTGATCGTGTCGGTCACCGAGCCGGTGGTCGAAGAGGAAGTGGCGCCCGCCGCCGCGGCGCCGGCGGCCGCCCCGGCGAAGAAGGCCAAGGGCAAGAAGTAA
- a CDS encoding ribose-phosphate pyrophosphokinase: MLFNTVLFTGNANPALAQEIATHLGVELGRAQVGRFSDGEVTVEIQQNVRARDVFVVQPTCCPTNENLMELLIMVDALKRASARRITAVMPYFGYARQDRRPRSTRVPISAKVVANLLETVGVERVLTMDLHADQIQGFFDIPVDNIYASPVLLSDLKSKAYPDLVVVSPDVGGVVRARALAKQLGCDLAIIDKRRPKANVSEVMHVIGEIEGRNCVVMDDMIDTAGTLVKAAEVLKERGAKRVFAYCTHPVFSGPAIERIKASQLDEVVITNTIPLNDAGQACPNIRQLSVAFLFAETIRRISDGESVTSLFAEQNSNF, encoded by the coding sequence GTGCTGTTCAACACCGTGCTGTTCACCGGCAATGCGAATCCGGCGCTGGCGCAGGAGATCGCCACCCACCTGGGTGTCGAACTGGGCCGGGCGCAGGTGGGCCGCTTCTCCGACGGCGAGGTGACGGTAGAGATCCAGCAGAACGTGCGGGCACGCGACGTCTTCGTCGTCCAGCCCACCTGCTGCCCGACCAACGAGAACCTGATGGAACTGCTCATCATGGTCGATGCGTTGAAGCGCGCCAGCGCCCGACGCATCACCGCGGTGATGCCGTACTTCGGCTACGCCCGCCAGGACCGCCGTCCGCGCTCGACGCGGGTGCCGATCAGCGCCAAGGTGGTGGCCAACCTGCTGGAGACCGTGGGCGTCGAGCGCGTGCTGACGATGGACCTGCACGCCGACCAGATCCAGGGCTTTTTCGACATCCCGGTGGACAACATCTACGCGTCCCCGGTGCTGCTGTCCGACCTCAAGAGCAAGGCCTACCCCGACCTGGTGGTGGTGAGCCCCGACGTCGGCGGCGTGGTGCGCGCCCGCGCGCTGGCCAAGCAGCTGGGCTGCGACCTGGCCATCATCGACAAGCGCCGGCCCAAGGCCAACGTCTCCGAGGTGATGCACGTCATTGGCGAGATCGAAGGCCGCAACTGCGTGGTCATGGACGACATGATCGACACCGCCGGCACGCTGGTGAAGGCGGCGGAGGTGCTGAAGGAACGCGGCGCCAAGCGCGTCTTCGCGTACTGCACCCATCCGGTGTTTTCCGGTCCGGCGATCGAGCGCATCAAGGCCTCGCAGCTCGACGAGGTGGTCATCACCAACACCATCCCGTTGAACGATGCCGGCCAGGCCTGCCCGAACATCCGCCAGCTGTCGGTGGCCTTCCTGTTCGCGGAGACCATCCGCCGCATCTCCGATGGCGAATCGGTGACGTCGCTGTTCGCGGAGCAGAACAGCAACTTCTGA
- the ispE gene encoding 4-(cytidine 5'-diphospho)-2-C-methyl-D-erythritol kinase — protein MNSPLGLYELPAPAKLNLFLHVTGRRDDGYHLLQSVFVLLDWCDTVHLELRRDGALRRHDLAEAVPEDDLCLRAARALQQASGCALGVDIHLHKRLPSGAGLGGGSSDAATVLLGLNRLWGLRWPRERLLALGLTLGADVPFFIGGDSAFVEGIGERLTPLPTLAPMHFAVVKPPAHIATADIFRSPQLVRNTEPVIVTGFPADASGFGRNDLEPAAKALEPQVGQALEWLTARFGNARMTGSGSAVFARLLPTARYAGEGGTADASSATGPAKRLQDLPPGWVGRMCRSLDRHPLRDWSD, from the coding sequence ATGAACTCGCCGCTCGGCCTGTACGAGCTGCCGGCGCCGGCCAAGCTCAACCTCTTCCTGCACGTGACCGGCCGGCGCGACGACGGCTACCACCTGCTGCAGTCGGTGTTCGTGCTCCTCGACTGGTGCGACACGGTGCACCTCGAACTGCGCCGCGACGGTGCCCTGCGGCGCCACGACCTCGCCGAGGCGGTGCCCGAGGACGACCTCTGCCTGCGCGCCGCCCGCGCATTGCAGCAGGCCAGCGGCTGCGCCCTCGGCGTGGACATCCACCTGCACAAGCGGCTGCCCAGCGGTGCCGGGCTGGGCGGCGGCAGTTCGGACGCGGCCACCGTGCTGCTCGGGCTGAACCGGCTGTGGGGCCTGCGCTGGCCGCGCGAGCGGCTGCTGGCGCTGGGCCTGACGCTGGGCGCCGACGTGCCCTTCTTCATCGGCGGCGACAGCGCTTTCGTCGAGGGCATCGGCGAACGGCTGACGCCGCTGCCCACGCTGGCGCCCATGCACTTCGCGGTGGTGAAGCCACCCGCGCACATCGCCACCGCGGACATCTTCCGCAGCCCGCAGTTGGTGCGGAACACCGAGCCTGTTATAGTCACGGGCTTTCCCGCAGACGCGAGTGGTTTCGGTCGAAACGACCTGGAGCCGGCCGCGAAGGCGCTCGAGCCGCAGGTCGGCCAGGCGCTGGAGTGGCTGACGGCGCGCTTCGGCAACGCCCGCATGACCGGTTCCGGCAGCGCGGTGTTCGCCAGGCTCCTGCCGACGGCGCGGTATGCGGGGGAAGGCGGCACAGCCGATGCTTCATCGGCGACCGGACCGGCAAAGCGGTTGCAAGACCTGCCGCCGGGCTGGGTGGGTCGGATGTGCCGCAGTCTGGACCGGCATCCCTTGCGGGACTGGTCGGACTGA
- a CDS encoding lipoprotein insertase outer membrane protein LolB — MNLARRPLLALAGVLLLAGCTSVPRQQDGAPVEPLNGRLSLAVDATGEQPAQRMSAAFELQGDARNGTLRLATPLGNVLAEAQWTERRAVLRDGSGERQFESLAALAQALLGEPLPLQALVDWLRGMPWPGAASRPVDGGFEQLEWRVDTQGLSEGRLDARRERPPAVQLRVRLDRSS, encoded by the coding sequence GTGAACCTTGCACGTCGCCCGCTGCTGGCGCTGGCCGGCGTGTTGCTGCTGGCCGGCTGCACCAGCGTCCCGCGGCAGCAGGACGGTGCGCCCGTCGAGCCGCTGAACGGCCGGCTGTCGCTGGCGGTGGACGCCACCGGCGAGCAGCCGGCGCAACGCATGAGCGCCGCCTTCGAACTCCAGGGCGACGCCCGCAACGGCACGCTGCGCCTGGCGACACCTTTGGGCAACGTGCTGGCCGAGGCGCAATGGACCGAGCGCCGCGCGGTGCTGCGCGACGGCAGCGGCGAGCGGCAGTTCGAGTCGCTGGCCGCGCTGGCGCAGGCGCTGCTGGGCGAGCCGCTGCCGCTGCAGGCGCTGGTCGACTGGCTGCGCGGCATGCCGTGGCCGGGCGCCGCCAGCCGGCCGGTGGACGGCGGCTTCGAGCAGCTGGAGTGGCGGGTGGACACGCAGGGCCTGAGCGAAGGACGGCTCGACGCACGTCGGGAGCGGCCGCCGGCCGTGCAGCTGCGTGTGCGGCTGGACCGGTCGTCATGA
- a CDS encoding tetratricopeptide repeat protein, giving the protein MSPPSPRRPFRNAGAFRPTTLAVALALCLGASAPLRAQAPAPVTEAAPAATAVQPSGLDAPLFYQLLVGEMELRSGEPGTAFQLLLDAARRTRDPALFRRSVEIALQARAGAQALEATRAWRIALPVDPEAMRFEAQLLVALNRPAEAVVPLRALLSASTGDERGGLIASLPGLLLRGSNRQEAATLVQDLLGPYLEAPPTAAAARTALARVWLGAGDNARALEEATKAQAADPGAPGPALVAMDLLPGLPAAEAVVQRYLTQPDAQEAVRLAYVRLLVNAQRHGEAAAQLERLTRSTPDRPGPWLSLGALQVELKQSQAAQQSLQRYLQLVESAPDSEDLRAERTQAWLLMAQAAEQRGDLAGAEGWLSRIADPQQALTVQLRRAMLKAREGDVRSARAMVRQVPERNDDDVRAKLLAEAQVLREVKRWRDAAEVLAAANKRFPDNPDLLYEQAMMEEKLERNEAMERLLKRVIELKPDHQHAYNALGYSLADRNQRLPEAKALIEKALSMAPGDPFITDSLGWVEFRLGNRQEALRLLRQAYTARPDVEIAAHLGEVLWVEGQADEARRVLRDARAKEPDNEVLREAVRRLKIDL; this is encoded by the coding sequence ATGTCCCCGCCTTCCCCGCGCCGACCGTTCCGCAACGCCGGCGCTTTCCGACCGACGACGCTGGCCGTGGCCCTGGCCCTGTGCCTCGGCGCCAGCGCGCCGCTGCGGGCGCAGGCCCCGGCCCCGGTGACCGAGGCCGCGCCGGCGGCCACCGCCGTGCAGCCGTCGGGCCTGGACGCGCCGCTGTTCTACCAGCTGCTGGTCGGCGAGATGGAGCTGCGCAGCGGGGAGCCCGGCACGGCGTTCCAGCTCCTGCTCGACGCCGCCCGGCGCACCCGTGACCCGGCGCTTTTTCGTCGCAGCGTCGAGATCGCGCTGCAGGCGCGGGCCGGCGCGCAGGCGCTGGAGGCCACCCGCGCCTGGCGCATCGCCCTGCCGGTCGATCCCGAGGCGATGCGCTTCGAGGCGCAGCTGCTGGTCGCGCTGAACCGGCCGGCCGAGGCGGTGGTGCCGCTGCGCGCGCTGCTGTCGGCCAGCACCGGCGACGAACGCGGCGGCCTGATCGCCTCGCTGCCCGGACTGCTGCTTCGCGGCAGCAACCGGCAGGAGGCCGCCACGCTGGTGCAGGACCTGCTCGGCCCCTACCTCGAGGCACCGCCCACGGCCGCCGCCGCCCGCACCGCGCTGGCGCGCGTGTGGCTCGGCGCCGGCGACAACGCCCGGGCGCTGGAGGAGGCCACCAAGGCGCAGGCGGCGGACCCCGGCGCACCGGGTCCCGCGCTGGTGGCGATGGACCTGCTGCCGGGCCTGCCGGCCGCCGAGGCGGTGGTGCAGCGCTACCTCACGCAGCCCGATGCGCAGGAAGCGGTGCGGCTGGCCTACGTGCGGTTGCTCGTCAACGCGCAGCGGCATGGCGAAGCCGCCGCGCAGCTGGAACGGCTGACGCGCAGCACGCCGGACCGCCCCGGGCCCTGGCTCAGCCTGGGCGCGCTGCAGGTGGAGCTGAAGCAGAGCCAGGCCGCGCAGCAGTCGCTGCAGCGCTACCTGCAGCTGGTCGAGTCGGCGCCGGACAGCGAGGATCTGCGTGCCGAACGCACGCAGGCCTGGCTGCTGATGGCCCAGGCCGCCGAGCAGCGCGGCGACCTGGCCGGCGCCGAGGGCTGGCTGTCGCGCATCGCCGACCCGCAACAGGCGCTGACGGTGCAGCTGCGCCGGGCGATGCTGAAGGCCCGGGAGGGCGACGTGCGGTCCGCCCGGGCGATGGTCCGGCAGGTGCCGGAACGCAACGACGACGACGTGCGCGCCAAGCTGCTGGCCGAGGCGCAGGTGCTGCGCGAGGTCAAGCGCTGGCGCGACGCGGCCGAGGTGCTGGCCGCGGCCAACAAGCGCTTCCCCGACAACCCGGACCTGCTGTACGAGCAGGCCATGATGGAAGAGAAGCTGGAGCGCAACGAGGCGATGGAGCGGCTGCTCAAGCGGGTGATCGAGCTCAAGCCCGACCACCAGCACGCCTACAACGCGCTGGGCTATTCGCTGGCCGATCGCAACCAGCGGCTGCCCGAGGCCAAGGCGCTGATCGAGAAGGCGCTGTCGATGGCGCCCGGCGATCCCTTCATCACCGACAGCCTGGGCTGGGTCGAGTTCCGGCTCGGCAACCGCCAGGAGGCGCTGCGCCTGCTGCGCCAGGCCTACACCGCCCGGCCCGACGTCGAGATCGCCGCCCACCTCGGCGAGGTGCTGTGGGTGGAGGGCCAGGCCGACGAGGCGCGCCGGGTGCTGCGCGACGCGCGGGCCAAGGAGCCCGACAACGAGGTGCTGCGAGAGGCCGTGCGGCGGCTGAAGATCGACCTGTGA
- the mutM gene encoding bifunctional DNA-formamidopyrimidine glycosylase/DNA-(apurinic or apyrimidinic site) lyase: MPEMPEVEVTRRSLADRLQGAQVLAARLGAPLRWPLGREVDSLPGHLAGALQRRGKYLWLPLDGPAPGGLLLHLGMSGSLHLDEAARALPEPRPRHVHFELLTDRGLLALTDPRRFGAVVWSAALDQPPAAGLLARLGHEPFDPALTPALLHDGLRRRRSAVKAALLAGDIVVGAGNIYACEALHAAGIDPRTRSDRLSRPRAERLLVSLRSTLDRALALGGSTLRDFRDAHGMAGAFQSSAGVYGREGQPCPRCGTPVRRIVQQQRSSFFCPGCQKR; this comes from the coding sequence ATGCCCGAGATGCCCGAGGTCGAGGTCACGAGACGAAGCCTGGCCGACCGGCTGCAGGGCGCGCAGGTGCTGGCCGCCCGGCTGGGCGCGCCGCTGCGGTGGCCGTTGGGCCGTGAGGTCGACAGCCTGCCCGGCCATCTGGCCGGTGCGCTGCAGCGCCGGGGCAAGTACCTCTGGCTGCCGCTGGACGGCCCGGCGCCCGGCGGGCTGCTGCTGCACCTGGGCATGTCGGGCTCGCTGCACCTCGACGAGGCCGCCCGCGCGCTGCCCGAGCCGCGGCCGCGGCATGTGCACTTCGAGCTGCTCACCGACCGCGGGCTGCTGGCGCTGACCGACCCGCGGCGCTTCGGCGCGGTGGTGTGGTCGGCAGCGCTGGACCAGCCGCCGGCCGCCGGGCTGCTGGCCCGCCTGGGCCATGAGCCCTTCGACCCGGCCCTCACGCCCGCCCTGCTGCACGACGGCCTGAGGCGCCGCCGCAGCGCGGTGAAGGCGGCGCTGCTGGCGGGCGACATCGTCGTCGGCGCCGGGAACATCTACGCCTGCGAGGCGCTGCACGCGGCCGGCATCGACCCGCGCACCCGCAGCGACCGGCTCAGCCGGCCCCGCGCCGAGCGGCTGCTGGTCTCGCTGCGGTCCACGCTGGACCGGGCGCTGGCGCTCGGCGGCTCCACCCTGCGCGACTTCCGCGACGCCCACGGCATGGCCGGTGCCTTCCAGTCGTCGGCGGGCGTCTACGGGCGGGAAGGCCAGCCCTGCCCACGCTGCGGGACGCCGGTGCGGCGCATCGTCCAGCAGCAGCGGTCCAGCTTCTTCTGCCCGGGCTGCCAGAAGCGTTGA